The window aataaaaaattattaaagaaaTTAGCTTTTTTGATTTGTAAACAAATAATGATTGTTTCAAAAACCTATGTCGATgcatcttatatttttttttatatttgatgtTCTAATAAGTATTAGCAATTATATTTACACCTGTTTAATTTGTGTCAAGTAATATTATGATCCATCTTcaattatagtttatttttcgtatttgattttcttacaaataattaataacaaatagTTTTGTATTGGATtatggtttaaattaaccttatgttatgaagtataaatatacacttgatgatatatgattaaggtTGAAAAATAGGGTTGTTATTGTTTATAATGTATCATTTTAATGAGCTCATAAAAGATATTATGACAACAGTCATTATcgtgatatgaaaaatgtatgaaTATTATACCTCTAAACGTTAGCATAataaagatttatatatttgCTTCCATCAATATATACAATATCATTGCATATCAAGTTGTGTTCGATAAAATGGCTGACATTGACGCATTCAAAGAATCTTGGAATATCTGGGTTTAAATTGTCATACTTTGGAAGCAAACAACCCAAAAGTTTTCCCATTCAAGTTTCTCTTTAATGAAGGAGGCGTTAGGAAATCAATAACTTCGCTATGGCTTCAATGAAGGAGATTACATGCTTGTGGGTCATAGGCATAAaatcaacttttataaaaccACTACTATTTGTGTATCAAATTATTTTGTGCATACCGTAAATCTATATAACTTTTATGGTATACGTAGTTAACTGGAAAAAAACGTATGCTGTAATCTTTAAAAGTATAATCATATACTTCATAAAACTAATAAACATTTGTTAGGTGGATGAGAAACCACTATCAAACTTTAGactttgaaattatatttataccatggttgatttataaaagaaacaaccggtttattttcattattcttattttatatattattttgtcatattttttaatagcgtttaattatttattatatcattGTGCTAGCTTTTTATACGTATAAATGTAAATCTTTTTATAGGTTTTGTCCGCGTTTTACGCGGGTTATAATCCAGTATGTCTTTAAAGATCATGGATAGTACTTACAACAAGGTCTTTTTTACTTTGGgtaaaaatctttttatctttattaaaagtaaagttCTCTACATTTTAATACCCCCATACATCATTGAAGATGGTATTGGGTCCTAATATCTGTGAAAGAcgatacttttttttaaaaaatatcattgtTGTTACTTGTTGGTACATTTGAAAAGCCCGCAACAACCAAATATTTGACAAAGTTgagtttaatataaaaaagattagCGAAGACATCGAGTCGTTAGGTTTCTCACTATATAAATGTAGGAGGAATAATCCGGCGATTACATAAGAGAAATGGTGTCGTTCTAAcctgatttaacattttgtaatTTTGATGCCACCCCGCATATTGGTGGGTGTTGGTAAGTtgtgaataataataaactttcaaatatatatgtatattttttttctttctaaagtaTTAGCGAATTTAATAAGTATTTACAATCAATCAGAttctaattatattaattttttattattattttttttgaagttCTATAACAAGattcttttaaattaaattaacttATTGAATCAAACTGTAACAactttacataaaaatataaagaaaacgaGCAACAAATTACGACGTTGATTTTGCAAATCTAAAACGCTTAAAAACTAATTCATTGACCTAGACATCATAATATAATTGTGCATGAACTGCTCGACCATGCCAACTAACTCAATTGCCTCATGTGCGAGAAAACCAAATGTATTAAATGCAAATTGTGTAAATATGTGTTAGTTGTGAAGACACGCATTCTTATGTTTTTACCATCTTGTgtaaatcaatttttaaaaagcaTGACCTGCCGTGAAGTACTACATCCTAAGCCCACAAATGGGGAGATCCTTATTAGCCCAACATATGCATGTCCCtcaatccaaaaacaaaaatattagcCGATCTAATTGTTTATCTTCCttccaaaaaatatattaaaaaatttacccgcacatctatctatatctatatttatatctatacttttatactctatatctatactcccttataaaacataatgaacaactattttagaaaattaagcatttttttcagTATTTCCATAATACCCTTTACACccttacttaaacataaaactcttATATACTCTCTTTTCCCCattctttctaatcattacacgctcTTATCaaccttctatcaccctccgcgCCGCCCTATTTCTCCACCGTCTTTCTTTTATGTTGTCCTCGCCTTCTagccgtcgcaacgcgcgggcactatgctcgtcTTTCTTAACACGAAGCTTAACTCGTCTGAATGTACCAAACATAACATCCCTATTGAAAGGAACTCCCGAAGTTATTAAGTGATAACATGAAAATTGATTATCTATTTTTcttcaacatatttgaattacTTGTAAATGTCGTGAGATGTATATATGTTCTTTTTATTAGTTCCGCGTTAAAAAGACCATTTAATGAGCAGATCCTCGTTTAGTCTTCCAAGtattttcataatttaattttaattaattatgttaacAAACTCCAAATTtgcaaatttaaatttatattgtgAAGCCATATTTCattaaagaaaattataataataataataatttcttgtaaatttttttaaaaaagtttcaataaaagttgtttttaataataataataataataatctatactatattataaaccaAAAAGACcatgtctaaattttaaatttcaatatttactttcccaaaatgtttccatatttattttacatttacttaaaataactataatactctttctttcttctcaaATTTCAACGGatcatttatttttctctcctccataaatcattttattagtCTAAATCAGTCAAAATCTTTTATcccaaaaaccgtacatcgataaattataaaattatatgggtttccttaaaattccatgctctttcattataaATGTCATTCGATACACTTTCGACAagtttttaaatccgagagtGGAGCCCGTAgggctaagggcgaagcccgtcaAGTAAATTACCCCATTACCGCCACCCCGTCATtgtcattacatcaccacccatATCACCGCTGCAACGTGCGGGTATATTCCtctcgtaataataataataataataataataataataaacaattcTCATGTATGTATTTAATGGTAATGCACTGGTCGTAAGTTCAAAACTAGCATAGTCTACGCGCAATACTAAAGAGGTGAAATCCAAGTTGTATGACATCAAGTGACCACATAATCCCATAGATGAAAGTTGCAGGTTACACGTGATTTACCAGCCATGAATTTTATACAGTGTTTTATGCTTTAGATAACAAAACTTAGATAACAAAATGGTACATAtgacaaaaaatttatatacaactttaaCTTTAGTTATATCCCTACACATGTAttatacaatttatttataagaCCATCGTTcattttctttctaattttaCTTTCAAATCTCTCATTTCCAAATCCTCATGCAATCCAACGCCCTTTTAAGGTTGTTGCATTAAAGTgtacttttaaatttattattttttttttgaaaggaaaattGTACTTTTAAATGATGAACAATTTTAGTAAGAACAAAGTAacaatgaaaaagaaagaaaaagctaagtaaaatatgacaatCATTCCAGTGGACAGTCATGATCAGGACTCAGGAGATCGCAAAAATTGTTATTGCAAAGAAAACTTATGAACCAAAGGATGTTAGACACGTGATACCCTCCAATTCGATCGGCAAGTTGTAATTTCCATTGAAAAGAGAGGATCTGATTTTCATGGTGATTTAGTTTCAAGCCAGTTTctgtaattttctttttctgaacAAACTCTTATTTCCATTAGTTTCCCTGGTAGCAGCAACACATTAAATCAatcttatgtatataaaattcaCTAATCCATGTAGACCTAAACCATCAAAAGTAATGTGTATATAAGAATGATGATTATACAAACTAGAAGGATAAAGCATGAACCTTTCCGTTTTCTACCAGCTTAACGACGCAAAAGAGTACTTAATTCGATTTTCCCTCATCCTTCAAAGTTCAAAACATATATGGTCGTGCGAGTCTTTTGTTATAATGCATACTAGGCAGTTTAGGCCTCTCTTCATATCCATAAAACAAAAGTAGTATATGACTCGGTATACAATGAGATTCCAAACGAATTCTGCCCATTGAACCTTTGAGCACTCCTGCATTCATAACATTTAGCATATATATCTCCATACTATCTTATAAGCCATACTGGTAAATCTAATAGTATTTTGTTTCTCTCGATCATCTACATCACACTCATTGATGTGCTATTGATATCTAAGAACTCCGATTTGTGTAATCGCCATTCTGAGGTTTGTTTTCCAATATTCTATAAAGTTTAATTTGTATTCCTGTATTTTGATAAACTTTTTATGGCCCACTCTTACTACAATCTACTTTTTGATGTACCTATGTGTATTTTCTATCAAacataattaacatttttcacACATTTGGTATTTAGAAATCTACCAGAATTTCAATCGCTAAACACAGTTCATAGATATCAACTTTTATTTGAGCTCAACTTTGAGCAAACAGTTCTTCACTTCTTTGGTATCAAATAGAGTTAAACGATGTTAAAAGTAGAACTTAAGCTTTTATGACAAGCAAACTAAACAGAATACTTGTACTGTATGTGGAAAATTATATCTTGTTTGACTTTGGGTCCATTGCATTGATACTAGAAAGTAACCTGAAATCACAAGTGTCAAAAACACATACCATGGAAATGAATTATATACAACGTCTTGGCTTCCGGATTTACATATATCCCACAATTAACCTAGCCTCGGGCTTCAGCTAAATCAACTCCATGCCCTGCATTAAATCAAACACAAACATATACTCCGTATCAGATAACTAACACAATCACAAAACACATACAATATGTGGATATACATAAGCTTCAAACTTTGTGTTAGCAACATtctttttcttcaactctttAGTCTATTGCTTCTTTGCCCATTCCTCATTTCTATTTTGCTTCTTCAATCTTCTGACTTTGGAACAACTGCTCCTCCCTTGCAACTGCAGCCATTGTCTAACCCAAAACATATCATATTGTAAGATACCTTTAGATTCATCTTGCTATTAGCTTCCCAATCTGCCATTGTATACAAAAGGACTTCTTTTAATTGTCACTGTTTTGATCGATTCAAGATCAGATTGTGTGGGCTTTGTTTCTATATCCACCCATAGGTTTTGTTTTCGAAAGATTAAGGTTGAAAGTCGAGTTTTGTACCCAAAGGTAGCATGTTCAGGTGAAGGGAAGTTGAGAGCATGGATGAACAATTACCATAATGAATGACTAGTTCTATTGAGTTGTGATCAGAAACAGAAATCAACATAAAGTGACCCCCAACCATAGATATTTTAGATAACTAAAACATACACCTATGACAAGAACGATAAAGCAATAGCACTCACTATCTGCCACAGAAATGGCCGTCGACAAACAAATTTAATGGAGTTTTATTCTTAAACAAAATGGCAATAGCAGGAATAAGTAATGAACTCAAGTATTTGCATTACATACGTTTACATAATATTAAGTTGGCACCTGATATATTGCCCATGTTGTAAACTTAAAATTATATGAGCAGGCAAAACAAGTAAAATTTGATTGtgtttcatatattaaaaagtagTTCCATATATGAAGATGTATCAAACAAAACTAAGGGAGTGCTAAAGGTTTAACATGTCCCATAGGTTTATtactaataaatataattatgatatcCAGGTCTTACTTTTGAACGGCTAACCGTTACATTATTTATACTCCTATGCCTAGATTACCCGATACGCATTATATACATTAGATTGAACCATTGACTTGAGGCATCTCTACCAAGTGGCTTTAACCCCACACTGGCACAAAGAACAAAGTCTAAGATATAAAAAGAAGTAAACTGCAAATAGCAAAATCAGCAAAACCAACTTGGTTGAACCCATGCATGAGCAGAAAGATGTGCAACATTTGAGACATCACTTGCATTTTCTTGGATGTTTTTGCCATTAAAAGTGTGAAACGTGCATGTTTCCAGCGAATAGAAGACAATCTTGCCGTTTGTTAAACATAGTTTAGGAAGGTAGATCTTATTCTCCATTTCTTGAGTTTTGGCTTCTATGCATAGACATGTCGTATCACAAATATAAATCATGTGCTTTCCAATACCATTTATTTTTTCCCATTCTTGTGTAGAGTCGTTAGGTTTGAATATCTCAATGGGTTCTCCAATCGCACCCATAATGACTAGTAATagatgttcatcacattttacCAAGTAATACTGTACCTCAGATCTGCAAGAACTTGTCGGTACTTTGGCTTCAAAAATCTTCCAAGCAACATCTTCTTCacccaaatttttgaaaacgaCGAGTTCTCTGTTGTTAGACAAGGCATAAAGATCACGGCCGGATAATGTTGGAAAACAAAGAGAAAGTGGATCAGGGCCTAAATGAAACCTACGCCAGCAGGTTGGTTCCTGAGCTAGGAATAGAATGTAAACGTCCCATTCAGGTATATGATCAAATCCAACCACAATACAATCAGGGGAAGTAGGCGGGGCTGAAAAGCATAAGCTTTCAAGATGGAAACCTGGATTTGGAAGATCGCAAAGATCATTTGTGAAAGGGTTAAAGAACACTATAAATAAGTCTCCGATTTCAAACAACCAACCAACCAAACCGGGAACAATATATTGTCTCATTTAAAACCGATATCTCTGAATTCTTCATATAGTAGTCATCACCCAACATTGGATCTTTAAAAGCGATAACCCCTCGATGTTTTTGCAAAGCCATCAGCCACGGGGAAACTAAAGAATAACTTTGCAGGCTCCTTAATGCCGTTTTGTTTCTCCATAGCTTCAGAGGCGCTGCGAGATGACAACGTTTGCATGTAGCACGGAAGTTCATGTATTCTACACCAACACAAAACTCCATGAGCATCACCAAAACATCAAACGGGACACTAAGAAGGCCTGATTCATCAGTTCCAATGGGGCCATTAGTAACAGATCTTACCACTATTGCATcttcatcttttttattatcaACCATAGATTTGTCTTCTTCTTTGTCCTCCGGTAAACtacaaaaataatgatattaaaAAACAGTTTTCCTGCAATAAAACACACACGATAAAAAGTACAAATAGTAAAACAGCAATACCTGCATTCCCATAACAACACATGGCTTGTTGGGAGCGATGGAGAAGGTATAGGACATAGAATGATGGTTTGATAGTTGACGTTATATGAATATATTACATTGTCCATTTTATCACGAATGTATACAAAATCCCCAAATTCTGAGCCAATTGTAGGGGTGTAAAATATCGAGTTATCACAACCAAGATCCACAAAAAAATTGGAGCCTTTAAGGTCTTGCACTTCATCCCACATTAATCTAGCAGTGTCCAGGTCATTGAAGTCGTCAGAttccaaatcattcaaatcaTCATGCGTCATACCAGTCATGTCCCAATTCTTGAGGCCTTCTAAGTCTTCCCAGTTTATTCTAGTCAGGTCCAATCTAAACAAATACACATCACCAGGTGTTTTCTTATTTTCGTCAAGAAAACCTACTCTAATGTAGAATAATTCCGAACATGATCCTTTCAGGAAATGAATCCACTTTTTACATCGATGGGAAGAAACAAAAGGGCATGGTCCAAAGAACAGTAGCTTTATCACAACTTCGCTATCATTAACTACAATATCAACCTGTACAAAAAGCTCAGAAATAGCACAGTCGGTATTTAGGGCATATACTTTACCATTGCAACACGTAAGGCTATGTACTAATTCACCATCCAAGGTGAATTTCTTAAGTTGATTAGAGTACGACATCTCAGTCCACCTTGGCTTCTTTCTTgcgcttttctttcttttaggtGATAGCAGACAGAAAACAAAGGTAGGCTTATTTGCTATTGTTAACAAGAAAACTGAATTGGGATCATTAGGCGGGGCTGACAAACAGCATTCCCTGATAGATTGATAATCTCGGTCTTTCAGAATCAGGGGAGGTAGGGATACGACATTACAAGTGGATGGGTTATACAAAGACCACATAGTGTTGTGAGGATAGTTGGAGAGAACCGACCAGCCATGGAAACATCTCCAAATACGTTTCCCGATCAGGTCAGGGATTCGACAATGATATTTAAACAACGGGTTTTCTAATGTGGAGAAAATGTGGACATCCATGTCATCTTCCATGTTCTGAACGACAAACCATGGATATTTTGCAGATAAACGAGGGAATCGGTCACAATATACACTAGAAACCTCCTGCTTCTTACTATGCTCCATCTAAGATATTCATTCGTTAACAATATGTTTAGTAACTGAAAAGGACTTATAGGTTtctatcaaataataataaaatgttctGTTAACACGGAGACTTGTTTTGAATCATATAATCATCGGTTCATACACATACTCGATGAAATCAAACACTCATCAGTTTCTACAAACTTCtgatttttatcaaatatatatagagaatatTGTTCTTTTTTATCAAATGGTTGATTTTTGTCAAATCCCCATTCCCCCTTATGCTGGAATTAGGTAAAGTTATtgtacttaattttttttattaaaataaggtATAATGTAGCTTAAACCCTAAAAAGGGAACAAATGAGTTTTCCATCAAATTATTAGCTTGAATATCTTACAAAAATCACTTCATAAATTTAACAAACAGATGGAATTTACTCTATAATTTAACAATGTAATCAGACACATCTACAAACAAACAAAGGGCTAACAACACatacattaaaaataataactttcGTAATAAAGAAATACACGGAATTCATACCTTAAAACCCTTTCGTAATATGGCAAGATGTGCCTCAGT is drawn from Erigeron canadensis isolate Cc75 chromosome 9, C_canadensis_v1, whole genome shotgun sequence and contains these coding sequences:
- the LOC122581004 gene encoding uncharacterized protein LOC122581004 yields the protein MSTEAHLAILRKGFKMEHSKKQEVSSVYCDRFPRLSAKYPWFVVQNMEDDMDVHIFSTLENPLFKYHCRIPDLIGKRIWRCFHGWSVLSNYPHNTMWSLYNPSTCNVVSLPPLILKDRDYQSIRECCLSAPPNDPNSVFLLTIANKPTFVFCLLSPKRKKSARKKPRWTEMSYSNQLKKFTLDGELVHSLTCCNGKVYALNTDCAISELFVQVDIVVNDSEVVIKLLFFGPCPFVSSHRCKKWIHFLKGSCSELFYIRVGFLDENKKTPGDVYLFRLDLTRINWEDLEGLKNWDMTGMTHDDLNDLESDDFNDLDTARLMWDEVQDLKGSNFFVDLGCDNSIFYTPTIGSEFGDFVYIRDKMDNVIYSYNVNYQTIILCPIPSPSLPTSHVLLWECSLPEDKEEDKSMVDNKKDEDAIVVRSVTNGPIGTDESGLLSVPFDVLVMLMEFCVGVEYMNFRATCKRCHLAAPLKLWRNKTALRSLQSYSLVSPWLMALQKHRGVIAFKDPMLGDDYYMKNSEISVLNETIYCSRFGWLVV